GAGCCGCTGGCCAGCGCCGGCCTGTTCGCCATCACCGGGCCTACCGGCGCCGGCAAGAGCACCATCCTCGATGCCTTGTGTCTGGCGTTGTTCGGCAGCACACCACGGCTCGACGGCGCTTCGCTGCTGAGCAAGGTCCCGGACGGCAAGGACGAGATCGGCAGCGGCGATGAGCGCAACCTGCTGCGACGCGGCTGCGCCAGTGGCTATGCCGAAGTGGATTTCATCGGCGTCGACGGCCACCGCTATCGCGCCCGCTGGGAGGTCAAGCGCGCCCGGGAAAAGATCGACGGCAAATTGCAGGCCAGCAGCCAGAGCCTGCTCGACCTGGACCGCGAACAGTTGCTGGCCAGCGGCAAGAAGCGCGAATTCAAGGAGCTGCTCGAAGCCAAGCTCGGCCTTACCCTGGCGCAGTTCACCCGGGCCGTGCTGCTGGCGCAGAGCGAGTTTTCCGCCTTTCTCAAGGCCGACGACAACGACCGCGGCACCCTGCTGGAAAAGCTCACCGACACCGGCCTCTACAGCCGCCTGGGCCAGGCCGCGTTCGAAGCGGCCAAACGCGCACGCGAGGCGCTTGCCACCTTGCAGCAACAGGCCGGCGGCGTGCAGCCGATGGACGCCGAGGCGCGCCAGGCGCTTGAAGCACAGCTTCAGGAACAACAAGCCGAGCTGAAAAATCTGCAGCAAGGACTCGACGCGCTCAAACAACAGCGCCAGTGGATGCAGGATCTGGCGCGCCTGCAACAAGAGCGTGACGCCGCCCAGCGGCAACTCGCCGAAGCCGAGGAAGAGCAGGAAAATCTGGCCGACGCCCGACGCATCCTCGGGCTGTTCGAGCAGCTGGCACCGCAGCGCCATCGATTTATCCGCGAGCGCGACCTGGCGCCGTTGCTGACAAAGGTCGAGGCAACGCTCGCCCGTCACGCGCAGGACCACGCCGCCGTCCAGCAACGTCTGGCAACGCTGGAGCAGGCTTGCCAAACCGCCACCGAGGCGCTGAAAACCGCGGAACAGGGCCTGAAAGCAGCCGAACCGCGACTGGCTGCCGCGCGCCGGGAAGAGGAACGCCTCAGCCACCTGCGCACCGACCTGCACGACGCACAAGGGCAAGCCGAACAGACCGAAACCGCGCGCAAAACAGGCGAACACACCCTCACTCAGCTACGCCAACATCAGCAACGGGCCGCCCAACAGCTCGCCAGCCTGACCGAGCAGCTCGCCACCAGCGCCGAACTGCAACCGCTGTGCACAGCCTGGAGCGGCTACCGCCCGCGCCTGCAACAGGCCGTACAGATCGCCGCCCGTCTGCAGCAAGGCCGTCAGGAACTGCCCGCCCTGGAAGCCGCTGCCAAGACCGCCGAAACGGCGCAAAGCAGTGCCAAAGCGGCGCTGGACGCGCTGCAAAAACATATCGGAGGCGACACCAGCCTCGGCGAGCAACTGGCGCAACTGACGACGAACCTCGAAGCCCTTCGCGACGCCGAGCGTGCATTCGAAAACCTGCGCGAACTCTGGTCCCGTCAGCTGCAGTGGGTCGCCCAACAGCGCGCGCTACAGAGCGAACAGAGCCGTCAGCAGAAGGAGCTGGAACAACTCACCGAGGCAGGCAAGCTGGCGCGCACAGAACGCGACGACGCGGAAAAAGCCTTGAAAGTGGTGCAGGCGTTGCTGGAGCGACAGCGCCTCGCCCGTAGCGCCAACGTTGAAGCCCTAAGAGCCGCGCTGGTAGCCGGCGAACCCTGTAGCGTCTGCGGCAGTACTGAGCACCCCTGGCACGATCGCGATGCACTGCTCGCCGCCCTCGATCAACAGGACGAGCGTGAGGTCGAGCAAGCGCAACGGCAACTCAACGCCCAGGACGAAAAGCTGCAAGCCCTGCGCGATCAGCACATCGCGCTAACCACCGGCATCAAGCAGAACGGGCAACGGCAGGCAGAAATTACCGACGACCTGGCCAAGCTCGAGGCGCAACTGGCGGACCTGCCCGGCTACGCCGAGCTGCTCGACCAGGCAGAAGCCGAACGACAAAGCTGGCTCGACAGCCGCCTGGCCTCACTCAGGTCCGATAGTGCCGGCGCTCACCGCCGCCAGCGCGA
This DNA window, taken from Stutzerimonas stutzeri, encodes the following:
- a CDS encoding AAA family ATPase; protein product: MKILAIRLKNLASLAGEQVIDFTAEPLASAGLFAITGPTGAGKSTILDALCLALFGSTPRLDGASLLSKVPDGKDEIGSGDERNLLRRGCASGYAEVDFIGVDGHRYRARWEVKRAREKIDGKLQASSQSLLDLDREQLLASGKKREFKELLEAKLGLTLAQFTRAVLLAQSEFSAFLKADDNDRGTLLEKLTDTGLYSRLGQAAFEAAKRAREALATLQQQAGGVQPMDAEARQALEAQLQEQQAELKNLQQGLDALKQQRQWMQDLARLQQERDAAQRQLAEAEEEQENLADARRILGLFEQLAPQRHRFIRERDLAPLLTKVEATLARHAQDHAAVQQRLATLEQACQTATEALKTAEQGLKAAEPRLAAARREEERLSHLRTDLHDAQGQAEQTETARKTGEHTLTQLRQHQQRAAQQLASLTEQLATSAELQPLCTAWSGYRPRLQQAVQIAARLQQGRQELPALEAAAKTAETAQSSAKAALDALQKHIGGDTSLGEQLAQLTTNLEALRDAERAFENLRELWSRQLQWVAQQRALQSEQSRQQKELEQLTEAGKLARTERDDAEKALKVVQALLERQRLARSANVEALRAALVAGEPCSVCGSTEHPWHDRDALLAALDQQDEREVEQAQRQLNAQDEKLQALRDQHIALTTGIKQNGQRQAEITDDLAKLEAQLADLPGYAELLDQAEAERQSWLDSRLASLRSDSAGAHRRQRELLALQQQTETLQSAWQSARDTCVQATQTLAAQRDAIARDDARLEEELAEFAGLLPKGMLERWREKPAETFMQLDGQVEARRQQVEQQTALAEEQQQRQAALEREQLQQQHRLEQCKACADRLAELQSREQACRQALSDSLGGQPSAQAWQQHLDSAIQTARQRQAEVDQQLNAARVELTRLSGEQHNCSQRRDELLAERSALSEELATWRAAHPDLDDTTLEQLLQLDDTLLTEARERLRANTEQLARGRERLDGCEQRLKTHQAGQPTPPDAATLDAQLSSQQTSCERAEQRSTETRAALLDDDRRRNQSQALLEQIADATAENQRWGRIAALIGSSDGGAFRKIAQAYNLDLLVQHANVQLRQLARRYRLKRGGSPLGLLVMDTEMGDELRSVHSLSGGETFLVSLALALGLASMASSKLKIESLFIDEGFGSLDPESLQIAMDALDSLQAQGRKVAVISHVAEMHERIPVQIQVQRQGNGQSGLKIVGGLGG